A window of the Acidimicrobiales bacterium genome harbors these coding sequences:
- a CDS encoding VWA domain-containing protein, with the protein MSFLSPERLWLLVVVGLLAVLYVVAQRRRKAYAARLASAHMLDSVIPNRPGWRRHGVTAIFLAALTTFVTAFAQPATERQVPRERATVIVAIDVSLSMEAADVDPTRLLAAQEAANRFVDQLPPTLNVGIVAFAGQASVLVPPTTDRAAAHRAIDRLQLAESTAIGEAIFTSLDALAAAPGADENGEIPPSRIVLLSDGETTVGRPDAEAVAQAVADDVQVSTIAFGTSNGAIAYDDPATPQVEQEMIPVPVRDDNLRAIADATGGSFFAAENLSELEAVYADIGSAIGYETELGEVTDWFVGGGLVLLLVSSLLSAWWFQRLI; encoded by the coding sequence ATGAGCTTCCTCTCCCCCGAACGCCTGTGGCTGCTGGTCGTCGTTGGGCTGCTCGCCGTGTTGTACGTGGTCGCTCAGCGTCGACGCAAGGCCTACGCAGCGCGTCTCGCCTCGGCCCACATGCTCGACTCGGTGATCCCGAACCGTCCGGGCTGGCGCCGCCATGGCGTTACCGCCATCTTCCTTGCGGCGCTCACCACGTTCGTCACCGCCTTCGCCCAGCCCGCCACCGAACGACAGGTGCCGCGCGAGCGCGCCACGGTGATCGTCGCCATCGACGTCTCGCTGTCGATGGAGGCGGCCGATGTCGATCCCACCCGACTGCTGGCGGCGCAAGAAGCTGCCAACCGGTTCGTCGATCAACTGCCGCCCACGCTGAACGTGGGAATCGTCGCGTTTGCGGGGCAGGCCTCGGTGCTCGTCCCACCCACCACCGATCGCGCCGCGGCCCACCGGGCCATCGACCGTCTGCAACTCGCCGAGTCGACCGCCATCGGTGAGGCGATCTTCACCTCGCTCGACGCGCTCGCTGCGGCACCCGGCGCCGACGAGAACGGCGAGATCCCGCCGTCGCGCATCGTCCTGCTGTCCGACGGCGAGACCACCGTCGGACGACCTGACGCCGAGGCCGTCGCCCAGGCGGTTGCCGACGACGTCCAGGTCTCGACCATTGCGTTCGGTACCAGCAACGGCGCCATCGCCTACGACGACCCGGCCACTCCGCAGGTCGAGCAGGAGATGATCCCGGTGCCGGTGCGCGACGACAACCTGCGGGCCATCGCCGACGCCACCGGCGGCAGCTTCTTTGCCGCCGAGAACCTCAGCGAGCTGGAGGCGGTCTACGCCGACATCGGCTCCGCGATCGGCTACGAGACCGAGCTGGGCGAGGTCACCGACTGGTTCGTCGGTGGTGGCCTCGTCCTTCTCCTGGTGTCATCGCTGCTCAGTGCTTGGTGGTTCCAGCGTCTGATCTGA
- a CDS encoding DUF58 domain-containing protein — protein MIDASDVSDGRTRELLRRLELDVTVRLDGLLHGDHRGLVPGHGTELGETRRYAPGDDVRRIDWNVTARLSEPYIRQTIADRELETWILADRSPRLDFGTANVEKRDLVLAGTAAVGFLTNRDGNRIGAVLAGQRQSDLIEHKGRPPRGQHISDDRNGGHTVIPAKGTRRHLLHILHSLASSPRHDSGGVTDLAGALHRVNGIAKRRGLLAVVSDFRVGAGWEDALAIAAVRHDVLAIEVSDPREAELPNVGLLTVVDPGTGQLRELATNKASVRQAYADAAAAHHEHLAATFRKHRIEHLRLSTDRAWLDDVVSFMANRRLRMNAPGARR, from the coding sequence GTGATCGACGCGTCCGATGTCTCCGATGGGCGCACCCGCGAGCTGTTGCGTCGTCTGGAGCTCGATGTCACCGTGCGCCTCGATGGGCTCCTGCACGGCGACCATCGGGGCCTGGTCCCAGGACACGGCACCGAGCTCGGTGAGACCCGTCGCTACGCCCCCGGCGACGACGTTCGCCGCATCGACTGGAATGTGACCGCTCGCCTGTCCGAGCCGTACATCCGCCAGACCATTGCCGACCGTGAGCTCGAGACCTGGATCCTCGCCGACCGCTCGCCGCGCCTCGACTTCGGCACCGCCAACGTGGAGAAGCGCGACCTGGTACTCGCCGGCACCGCCGCCGTGGGGTTCCTGACCAACCGAGATGGCAACCGGATCGGCGCCGTGCTCGCCGGCCAGCGGCAGAGTGACCTCATAGAGCACAAAGGTCGACCACCCAGGGGTCAGCACATCAGCGACGACCGCAACGGCGGTCACACCGTCATTCCGGCCAAGGGCACCCGGCGGCACCTGCTCCACATCCTGCACTCGCTGGCGTCGAGCCCCCGTCATGACTCCGGCGGCGTCACCGATCTGGCCGGCGCCCTGCATCGAGTCAACGGGATCGCCAAACGCCGGGGCCTCTTGGCCGTGGTGTCCGACTTCCGGGTGGGCGCAGGGTGGGAGGACGCGCTGGCGATCGCCGCTGTGCGCCACGACGTGTTGGCGATCGAGGTCAGCGACCCGCGCGAGGCCGAGCTCCCCAACGTGGGCCTCCTCACCGTCGTCGACCCAGGTACCGGCCAGCTCCGCGAGCTCGCGACCAACAAGGCCTCGGTCCGCCAGGCCTACGCCGATGCGGCCGCCGCCCATCACGAGCACCTGGCGGCGACCTTTCGCAAACATCGCATCGAGCACCTTCGTCTCTCCACCGACCGTGCCTGGCTCGACGACGTCGTTTCGTTCATGGCCAATCGTCGGCTGCGCATGAATGCCCCCGGAGCCCGCCGATGA
- a CDS encoding AAA family ATPase — translation MNAHSPGELHRSGDGGGPLAARTEFGTPQSAAEHLERVLFEVKKVIVGQDHMVERLLVSLLARGHILLEGLPGLAKTLAVSTLAQAIGGSFVRLQFTPDLLPSDLIGTRIWRADEQRFDIEWGPVFANLLLTDEINRAPAKVQSALLEVMAERQVSIGGETRPLPRPFLVLATQNPIESEGVYTLPEAQRDRFLMKVTVGYPSPAEELEIVRRMGTSTPHADGVMTLGQLEELQAMADRVYVDVSVAQYAVDVVMATREPSLRGLPELAPLIEFGVSPRASLGLVAAGRAIALLRGRSYVVPQDIFDVARDVLRHRLMLSYEALAKGLSTDDVINRLLSVVPAATARSFTPAANGNGWPSGTGNGSSTPAPTSATSASAGATPSPVSPTDATTPMNLPPLPNQDSFPTPPMPSGDQRMSAPGTSGSDLPAVPAPDTTAGTPADTTWAPSTAPAPNHHTADRATTDPSTPPPPGSPS, via the coding sequence ATGAATGCGCACTCCCCTGGCGAGCTCCACCGGTCCGGCGATGGCGGCGGTCCGCTCGCTGCCCGCACCGAGTTCGGCACGCCACAGTCCGCCGCCGAGCACCTCGAGCGGGTGCTGTTCGAAGTGAAGAAGGTCATCGTCGGGCAGGACCACATGGTGGAGCGGCTGCTCGTCTCCCTCCTGGCCCGGGGCCACATCCTGCTCGAAGGCCTGCCCGGGCTGGCCAAGACGCTGGCGGTGTCGACGCTCGCCCAGGCCATCGGCGGCTCGTTCGTGCGCCTGCAGTTCACGCCCGACCTCCTTCCCTCCGACCTCATTGGTACCCGTATCTGGCGAGCCGACGAGCAGCGCTTCGACATCGAGTGGGGTCCGGTGTTCGCCAACCTGCTCCTCACCGACGAGATCAACCGTGCCCCGGCCAAGGTCCAGTCGGCGCTGCTCGAGGTCATGGCCGAGCGCCAGGTCTCGATCGGCGGCGAGACCCGTCCGCTTCCCCGGCCATTCCTCGTGCTCGCCACGCAGAACCCCATCGAGTCCGAAGGCGTCTACACCCTCCCCGAGGCGCAGCGCGACCGTTTCCTCATGAAGGTCACGGTGGGCTACCCCTCGCCGGCCGAGGAGCTCGAGATCGTGCGCCGCATGGGAACGTCGACACCTCATGCCGATGGTGTGATGACCCTCGGCCAACTCGAGGAACTCCAGGCCATGGCCGACCGGGTCTACGTCGATGTCTCGGTGGCCCAGTACGCGGTCGACGTGGTGATGGCCACCCGCGAACCATCGTTGCGCGGCTTGCCCGAGCTGGCGCCCCTGATCGAATTCGGCGTGAGCCCCCGGGCCTCGCTCGGCCTCGTGGCGGCCGGTCGCGCCATTGCGCTCCTCCGTGGCCGCAGTTATGTCGTCCCACAGGACATCTTCGACGTGGCTCGCGACGTCCTGCGCCACCGGCTCATGCTCTCCTACGAGGCGTTGGCCAAGGGCTTGTCGACCGACGACGTGATCAACCGGCTGCTCTCGGTCGTACCTGCGGCCACCGCACGATCGTTCACTCCGGCGGCCAACGGCAACGGCTGGCCATCCGGCACCGGCAACGGATCGAGCACCCCGGCCCCGACGTCTGCCACATCGGCGTCGGCAGGGGCCACGCCGTCACCGGTGTCCCCCACCGATGCCACCACACCGATGAACCTGCCGCCACTGCCGAACCAGGATTCGTTCCCGACGCCCCCGATGCCCTCGGGCGACCAACGCATGAGCGCTCCCGGCACCAGCGGTTCCGACCTGCCAGCCGTGCCGGCGCCCGACACCACCGCTGGCACTCCCGCCGACACCACGTGGGCACCGAGCACGGCGCCAGCGCCGAACCATCACACCGCTGATCGCGCCACCACCGATCCGTCCACTCCCCCACCCCCGGGTAGCCCGTCGTGA
- a CDS encoding response regulator transcription factor, whose translation MRILVVDDEPELAEAIAASLRRDGYAVDVANTATDALDRLMLNPYDLVTLDLTLPDLDGREVCRLIRTDARYDPSTRVLMVTARDEIADRVAGLDDGADDYLVKPFALAELSARVRSLLRREVTGEDAVLQVSELRLDTARRTVTWAGTPVELTTKEFSLLRYFMTNQGAVLSQERLLEHVWDEMVDPFTNTVRVTVGTLRRKLAAATDLVLIETVIGAGYRLVDPSTAPDGEREAPTS comes from the coding sequence ATGCGGATCCTGGTGGTCGACGATGAACCCGAGCTGGCCGAGGCCATCGCCGCGTCGCTGCGGCGGGACGGCTATGCGGTCGATGTCGCCAACACGGCGACCGACGCCCTCGACCGCCTGATGCTCAACCCCTATGACCTCGTCACCCTCGACCTGACACTTCCCGACCTCGATGGTCGAGAGGTCTGTCGGCTCATCCGGACCGACGCTCGCTACGACCCGTCCACCCGGGTGCTCATGGTCACCGCTCGCGACGAGATCGCCGACCGGGTGGCCGGTCTCGACGACGGCGCCGACGACTACCTCGTCAAGCCCTTCGCGCTGGCCGAACTGTCGGCGCGGGTGCGTAGCCTGCTGCGACGCGAAGTCACGGGCGAAGATGCCGTGCTGCAGGTCAGTGAGTTGCGCCTCGACACCGCACGCCGGACCGTCACCTGGGCAGGAACACCGGTTGAACTCACCACGAAGGAGTTCTCACTGCTGCGGTACTTCATGACGAACCAGGGAGCGGTGCTCAGCCAGGAGCGACTCCTCGAACACGTCTGGGACGAGATGGTCGATCCGTTCACCAACACGGTGCGGGTCACGGTCGGCACGCTGCGCCGCAAGCTGGCCGCCGCCACCGACCTGGTCCTGATCGAGACCGTGATCGGAGCGGGCTACCGCCTGGTCGATCCGTCGACCGCTCCTGACGGCGAACGCGAGGCACCGACGTCGTGA
- a CDS encoding HAMP domain-containing sensor histidine kinase, protein MRRSPRWTSTIRFRLALNYGLVVFAFGSLLVGGLYVFQARQLDEPVVAEGVVVEGAGQRFALLTGDEVRRTQLELFEREVNKRSLEQLRRNSLFGVAALALISSAAGWSLAGTALRPVKAINAVARDITGSDLSRRIEMPGPPDELKELADTFDGMLDRVQDAFEEQRRFVHEASHELRNPLAIARSNLELALTAGGRIPEASDDDDELRRAAVIAYRSTGRMSVLVDDLLEQARNGVSELKQTCVDVNRLLTGLAGEYRAAAGAAAVHLDLSGIGATPLEVLGDEPALRRAVVNLVANALRLAPAGSTISLASRAVDGWIELEVRDEGPGIDPADHESVFQRFWRGNDVGAGSGLGLSIVRRIAERHGGSVVLDSALGEGARFVIRLPDQRGSSARLTG, encoded by the coding sequence GTGAGACGGTCACCTCGCTGGACCAGCACGATCCGCTTCCGACTGGCGCTCAACTATGGGCTGGTGGTGTTCGCATTCGGCAGCCTGCTGGTCGGCGGACTCTATGTGTTCCAAGCTCGCCAGCTCGACGAACCGGTCGTTGCCGAGGGCGTCGTCGTCGAGGGGGCAGGTCAGCGGTTCGCTCTGCTGACCGGCGACGAGGTGCGACGGACCCAGCTCGAGTTGTTCGAACGTGAGGTCAACAAGCGTTCATTGGAGCAGTTGCGTCGCAACAGCCTCTTCGGCGTCGCCGCGCTGGCCCTCATCAGCTCTGCTGCCGGCTGGTCGCTGGCCGGAACGGCGCTGCGTCCGGTGAAGGCGATCAACGCGGTGGCCCGCGACATCACCGGCTCCGACCTGTCGCGCCGCATCGAGATGCCAGGACCTCCCGACGAGCTGAAAGAGCTCGCCGACACCTTCGACGGGATGCTCGACCGAGTGCAGGACGCGTTCGAGGAGCAGCGCCGGTTCGTCCACGAGGCGTCGCACGAACTACGTAATCCGTTGGCGATCGCCCGCTCCAATCTCGAGCTGGCGTTGACCGCCGGGGGTCGGATTCCCGAGGCGAGCGACGACGATGACGAGCTGCGTCGGGCGGCGGTCATCGCATATCGGTCGACCGGGCGGATGAGCGTGTTGGTCGACGACCTGCTCGAGCAGGCCCGCAACGGTGTGAGCGAGCTGAAGCAGACCTGCGTCGACGTCAACCGGTTGTTGACCGGCCTGGCCGGTGAGTACCGAGCCGCGGCGGGGGCGGCGGCAGTCCACCTCGATCTCAGCGGCATCGGTGCGACGCCGCTCGAGGTGCTCGGCGACGAGCCGGCGCTGCGCCGGGCGGTGGTCAATCTCGTGGCCAATGCGCTGCGACTGGCCCCGGCGGGTTCGACGATTTCGCTCGCCAGTCGCGCCGTCGACGGGTGGATCGAACTCGAGGTCCGTGACGAGGGGCCGGGCATCGACCCTGCCGACCACGAATCGGTCTTCCAGCGCTTCTGGCGCGGCAACGACGTCGGTGCCGGGAGCGGACTCGGTCTGAGCATCGTGCGTCGCATCGCGGAGCGGCACGGTGGGTCGGTCGTGCTCGACTCCGCACTGGGCGAAGGTGCTCGATTCGTCATCCGACTTCCCGACCAGCGCGGTTCCTCGGCCAGACTGACGGGGTGA
- a CDS encoding trypsin-like peptidase domain-containing protein, giving the protein MTAPQWGFDPTPSTAPPVRQRSVAATPSAFNIDAGAPPAPPAPPDPFGYPGASNPNAGLWNQQGLGVPVSAPVAPAAAPSWSGTATTPQGAGGSQRSSGGSRWGWRALAAFVAGGALTAVGFGVGMNTRDDNQLATSTGATVPAATTSDPIVVTPPDLDTSEPAAFVASILGPSVVQINTQLGLGSGVIFDDGLIMTNNHVIDRATQISVRLSDGRSLPGTLVGTDPRTDIAVVSVGTGHNLTPATLATDQVLEVGQYTVAIGSPFDLQQTVTSGIVSAVNRPVYNGAGWNAMVQTDAAINPGNSGGALADREGRVIGINTAIQTDGVSATNAGIGFAMPITTAYDIATRILDGETLTPGFLGIAGEAPGEDLVGVSVATVTPGAAADLAGIQVGDRVISLDGAPVSSFEELAGLIQTSFPGDEVVVEIIRGSETLEITVTLGEK; this is encoded by the coding sequence ATGACTGCACCTCAGTGGGGATTCGATCCGACGCCGTCGACGGCGCCCCCCGTGCGTCAGCGCTCGGTCGCAGCGACACCTTCGGCCTTCAACATCGACGCCGGCGCCCCGCCCGCTCCGCCGGCACCGCCCGACCCGTTCGGCTACCCGGGGGCCTCGAACCCGAACGCCGGGTTGTGGAACCAGCAGGGTCTCGGCGTGCCGGTCTCGGCCCCCGTTGCACCCGCAGCTGCGCCGTCGTGGTCGGGAACGGCGACGACGCCACAGGGGGCGGGTGGTTCGCAACGCTCGAGCGGGGGCAGTCGATGGGGCTGGCGCGCTCTTGCGGCGTTCGTTGCCGGCGGTGCGTTGACCGCCGTGGGCTTCGGCGTGGGCATGAACACGCGCGACGACAACCAGCTCGCCACCTCCACCGGGGCGACGGTGCCGGCGGCAACGACCAGCGATCCGATCGTCGTCACCCCGCCCGACCTCGACACCAGCGAACCGGCGGCGTTCGTCGCCTCGATCCTCGGGCCGTCGGTCGTGCAGATCAACACCCAGCTCGGACTCGGATCGGGCGTGATCTTCGACGACGGCCTGATCATGACCAACAACCACGTGATCGACCGGGCCACGCAGATCAGCGTGCGGCTCAGCGACGGCCGGTCCCTGCCGGGAACACTGGTGGGCACCGATCCTCGCACCGACATCGCCGTGGTGTCGGTGGGGACGGGCCACAACCTGACCCCCGCCACACTGGCGACCGACCAGGTCCTCGAAGTCGGGCAGTACACCGTCGCCATCGGTAGCCCGTTCGACCTGCAGCAAACGGTGACCTCGGGCATCGTCTCGGCGGTCAACCGCCCCGTGTACAACGGTGCCGGCTGGAATGCCATGGTGCAGACCGACGCGGCCATCAATCCTGGCAACTCCGGTGGTGCGCTGGCCGATCGTGAGGGCCGGGTGATCGGGATCAACACCGCCATCCAGACCGACGGCGTGAGCGCGACCAACGCCGGCATCGGGTTCGCCATGCCGATCACCACGGCCTACGACATCGCCACTCGCATTCTCGATGGGGAGACCCTCACCCCTGGCTTCCTCGGTATTGCCGGTGAGGCGCCGGGCGAGGACCTCGTCGGTGTGTCGGTGGCGACCGTGACGCCCGGTGCTGCGGCCGACCTGGCCGGTATCCAGGTGGGTGATCGAGTGATCAGCCTGGACGGTGCGCCCGTGTCGAGCTTCGAGGAGCTGGCCGGTCTGATCCAGACGAGCTTCCCCGGCGACGAGGTCGTGGTCGAGATCATCCGTGGCAGCGAGACGCTCGAGATCACGGTGACGCTCGGCGAGAAATAG
- the ftsY gene encoding signal recognition particle-docking protein FtsY → MDTIWIILIAAVALALLALLATRFMSGRRTLPGGGGTGQVAAASSVAVEERDDLDGVLETLDVNDSVVVDDTATTDDRATTDDIATIDELEEALADDKLVEEPLVKPSFFDRLGKARSALTGYLGGLVGLGKVDDEAWEDLEEALIRADVGVGVTMKLIAEVQDKAKEAGVDDGPGILALLKEEMRAEIANEDRSLTIDEGETNVWLFVGVNGVGKTTTIGKLGRRLADEGNTVLMAAGDTFRAAAAEQLTMWAERSGAEIVRGNEGGDPSSVIFDGIQAAKARGCNVVLADTAGRLQNKSNLMEELSKVRRVASKEPGHVSEVLLVIDATTGQNGMSQAKVFADAVDVTGVVLTKLDGSAKGGIVFAIESELGLPVKLVGLGEGVGDLVDFDPDAFIDALFE, encoded by the coding sequence GTGGACACCATTTGGATCATTCTCATCGCCGCTGTGGCCCTGGCACTGCTCGCGCTCTTGGCCACCAGGTTCATGTCGGGCCGTCGCACGCTTCCCGGTGGCGGTGGGACCGGGCAGGTCGCCGCCGCGTCAAGCGTTGCTGTCGAAGAACGCGACGACCTCGATGGGGTCCTCGAGACGCTCGATGTCAATGACTCGGTGGTGGTCGACGACACGGCCACGACCGATGACAGGGCCACGACCGATGACATCGCCACGATCGACGAGCTCGAAGAGGCGCTGGCCGACGACAAGCTCGTCGAGGAACCGCTCGTCAAGCCGTCGTTCTTCGACCGCCTGGGCAAGGCGCGTTCGGCCCTCACTGGCTATCTCGGAGGCCTCGTCGGCCTGGGCAAGGTCGACGACGAGGCATGGGAAGACCTGGAGGAGGCGCTGATCCGAGCCGACGTCGGCGTGGGCGTCACCATGAAGCTGATCGCCGAGGTGCAGGACAAGGCGAAGGAGGCCGGCGTCGACGACGGTCCGGGCATCTTGGCCCTGCTCAAGGAGGAGATGCGGGCCGAGATCGCCAATGAGGATCGATCGCTCACGATCGACGAAGGCGAGACCAATGTCTGGCTGTTCGTCGGGGTGAACGGTGTGGGCAAGACCACCACGATCGGCAAGCTCGGCCGTCGCCTCGCCGATGAGGGGAACACCGTGTTGATGGCGGCCGGCGACACGTTCCGCGCTGCCGCCGCCGAGCAGCTCACCATGTGGGCCGAACGCTCGGGAGCCGAGATCGTTCGTGGCAACGAGGGCGGCGACCCGTCGTCGGTCATCTTCGACGGCATCCAGGCCGCCAAGGCACGAGGATGCAACGTGGTGCTGGCCGACACCGCCGGTCGACTCCAGAACAAGTCGAACCTGATGGAGGAGCTGTCGAAGGTTCGTCGCGTTGCGTCCAAGGAGCCCGGGCACGTGTCCGAGGTCTTGCTGGTGATCGACGCGACCACCGGTCAGAACGGGATGAGTCAGGCGAAGGTCTTCGCCGACGCCGTCGATGTCACGGGCGTGGTGCTCACCAAACTCGACGGTTCGGCCAAGGGCGGGATCGTGTTCGCCATCGAGAGCGAGCTGGGTCTGCCGGTCAAATTGGTCGGTCTCGGTGAAGGGGTCGGCGACCTCGTCGACTTCGACCCCGACGCGTTCATCGACGCCCTCTTCGAATAG
- the ffh gene encoding signal recognition particle protein has translation MFQNLTDKFEGVFSKLSKKGVLTEADVDEALKEIRIALLEADVNTSVVRSLRNRIKERAVGEEVHKALNPANMVVKIVNEELTASLGGETFNLRYNSKPPTVIMMAGLQGSGKTTTSGKLAKWIKAQGRNPLLVGADLQRPAAVEQLRTLGRQVDVPVFSEPSDPVTVARNAIAEAKRLGRDVVIVDTAGRLAIDEALMEEVRQISEAVSPDYTFLVVDAMTGQDAVSVAEAFHDKLELDGVILTKLDGDARGGAALSVKEVVGRPIAFAATGEKLDEFELFHPDRMASRILGMGDVLTLIEKAEQTYEKEEAERAAESLMDGTFTLDDFLEQMQQLKKMGPLGGLVKMLPGLPKEMRDVDVDDRELARVEAIIKSMTKQERANPDTIDASRRSRIAKGSGTNPNQVAMLVKQFSEMQKMMKRMGGFGTKKANRKARKNKKANRGGGRVTAKQTARISEPGTKKTKAPLMLPGLDRLDNADFEQLATELDELGRKS, from the coding sequence ATGTTCCAGAATCTGACCGACAAGTTCGAAGGCGTCTTCTCGAAGCTCTCCAAGAAGGGCGTGCTCACCGAAGCCGACGTCGACGAGGCCCTCAAAGAGATCCGCATCGCACTGCTCGAGGCCGATGTCAACACCTCGGTGGTGCGCAGCCTTCGGAACCGGATCAAGGAACGTGCCGTTGGCGAAGAGGTCCACAAGGCCCTCAACCCGGCCAACATGGTCGTTAAGATCGTCAACGAGGAGCTCACGGCGAGCCTCGGTGGCGAGACCTTCAACCTCCGCTACAACTCGAAGCCGCCCACCGTCATCATGATGGCGGGTCTGCAGGGCTCGGGTAAGACCACCACCTCGGGCAAGCTCGCCAAGTGGATCAAGGCCCAGGGCCGCAACCCGCTGTTGGTCGGTGCCGACCTCCAGCGCCCGGCCGCCGTCGAGCAGCTGCGCACCCTCGGTCGTCAGGTCGACGTGCCGGTCTTCTCCGAGCCGTCCGACCCGGTCACCGTCGCTCGCAACGCGATCGCCGAAGCCAAGCGTCTCGGTCGAGATGTCGTGATCGTCGACACCGCCGGCCGTCTGGCCATCGACGAGGCGTTGATGGAGGAGGTCCGCCAGATCTCCGAGGCGGTCTCGCCGGATTACACCTTCCTCGTCGTCGACGCCATGACCGGCCAAGACGCGGTCAGTGTGGCCGAGGCCTTCCACGACAAGCTCGAACTCGACGGCGTCATCCTCACCAAGCTCGACGGCGACGCCCGCGGTGGTGCTGCGCTGTCGGTGAAGGAGGTGGTCGGTCGCCCGATCGCCTTCGCCGCGACCGGCGAGAAGCTTGACGAGTTCGAGCTGTTCCACCCCGACCGGATGGCCAGCCGCATCCTCGGCATGGGCGATGTGCTCACCCTCATCGAGAAGGCCGAGCAGACCTACGAGAAGGAAGAGGCCGAGCGGGCTGCCGAGTCCCTCATGGACGGCACCTTCACGCTCGATGACTTCCTCGAGCAGATGCAGCAGCTCAAGAAGATGGGTCCGCTCGGCGGACTCGTGAAGATGCTGCCGGGGCTTCCCAAGGAGATGCGCGACGTCGATGTCGACGACCGTGAGCTCGCCCGGGTCGAAGCCATCATCAAGTCGATGACCAAGCAGGAGCGGGCCAATCCCGACACCATCGACGCCTCTCGCCGCAGCCGGATCGCCAAGGGGTCGGGCACCAACCCGAACCAGGTGGCCATGCTGGTCAAGCAGTTCTCCGAGATGCAGAAGATGATGAAGCGAATGGGTGGCTTCGGCACGAAGAAGGCCAACCGCAAGGCACGCAAGAACAAGAAGGCGAACCGTGGTGGCGGTCGAGTCACCGCGAAGCAGACCGCCCGCATCTCCGAGCCCGGAACGAAGAAGACCAAGGCGCCGCTGATGCTGCCCGGTCTCGATCGTCTCGACAATGCCGACTTCGAGCAGTTGGCAACCGAGCTCGACGAGCTCGGTCGAAAGTCCTGA
- the rpsP gene encoding 30S ribosomal protein S16, translating into MAVRLRLMRMGKKKQPTYRVVAADARSPRDGRFIEIVGTYNPRTEPSEIIIDKAKAVHWLAVGAQPTERVQKLLEVSGAMQAWKDGKTPEELAEAAAAEKAAAAESAAVEA; encoded by the coding sequence GTGGCCGTTCGACTCCGTCTCATGCGAATGGGTAAGAAGAAGCAGCCGACCTACCGCGTGGTCGCCGCCGATGCCCGTTCGCCCCGCGACGGTCGGTTCATCGAGATCGTTGGCACCTACAACCCTCGTACCGAGCCCTCCGAGATCATCATCGACAAGGCGAAGGCCGTGCATTGGCTCGCCGTGGGCGCTCAGCCCACCGAGCGGGTGCAGAAGCTGCTCGAGGTCTCCGGTGCCATGCAGGCCTGGAAGGACGGCAAGACCCCCGAGGAGCTCGCCGAGGCTGCTGCGGCCGAGAAAGCCGCTGCCGCCGAGTCCGCTGCGGTCGAAGCGTGA
- a CDS encoding KH domain-containing protein, whose amino-acid sequence MSDTLAPTAEAVLLHLCRSVVSSPDDVSVEASSVDDARIRFDVTVNKDDMGRVIGRRGRVASAIRTVVGAAGAKDGVTTEVEFVE is encoded by the coding sequence GTGAGCGACACCCTCGCCCCCACCGCCGAAGCGGTGCTGTTGCACCTGTGCCGGTCGGTCGTCAGCTCACCTGACGACGTGTCGGTCGAGGCATCGAGCGTCGACGACGCTCGGATTCGTTTCGACGTCACCGTCAACAAAGACGACATGGGCCGCGTGATCGGGCGCCGCGGTCGTGTGGCGTCGGCCATCCGCACCGTCGTCGGTGCTGCGGGCGCCAAGGACGGCGTCACCACCGAGGTCGAGTTCGTCGAGTGA
- the rimM gene encoding ribosome maturation factor RimM (Essential for efficient processing of 16S rRNA) gives MTKRLEVGRVAKSHGLRGDVLIKFTTDRLAERTAVGSRLGIGDADYVVTSAKPYQQQWLVHLDGVDRREQADLLRSKLVVADPLDDADALFVHELIGRKVVDQHGTDHGEVVSVVANPASDLLELADGRLVPMVFVLSTSDGLISVEVPAGLLDGDD, from the coding sequence GTGACGAAGCGGCTCGAAGTGGGCCGGGTCGCGAAGTCCCACGGGCTTCGTGGCGATGTCCTCATCAAGTTCACCACCGACCGCCTGGCAGAACGCACGGCGGTCGGTTCGCGTCTCGGCATCGGTGACGCCGACTATGTCGTCACCAGCGCCAAGCCCTACCAGCAGCAGTGGTTGGTCCACCTCGACGGTGTCGACCGTCGGGAACAGGCCGATCTGTTGCGGAGCAAGCTGGTGGTCGCCGACCCGCTCGACGACGCCGACGCGCTGTTCGTCCACGAACTGATCGGTCGGAAGGTCGTCGATCAACACGGAACCGATCACGGCGAGGTCGTCTCGGTCGTTGCCAACCCGGCGAGCGACCTGCTCGAGTTGGCCGACGGCCGGCTGGTCCCCATGGTCTTCGTGCTGTCGACATCGGATGGGTTGATCTCGGTCGAGGTGCCCGCCGGACTGCTCGACGGCGACGACTGA